A DNA window from Bradyrhizobium barranii subsp. barranii contains the following coding sequences:
- a CDS encoding disulfide bond formation protein B, with product MTTQSAAIPAFRRAGTGPALTASVLVTLIAAATIAGAWFFQLVLEILPCPLCLEQRYAYYLAIPVGVLTALAARSGAPRPLLLAGLAILALAALANAGLGTYHSGVEWGFWKGPTDCSGPVINLGNAADLLSKLDTVKVVRCDEVQWRFLGLSLAGYNVLISLLMAAIAAWGFLRTAKR from the coding sequence GTGACGACCCAGAGTGCCGCAATACCTGCATTCAGACGGGCTGGGACCGGTCCCGCGCTGACCGCCTCGGTGCTCGTCACGCTGATTGCCGCCGCGACCATCGCCGGCGCCTGGTTCTTCCAACTCGTGCTGGAGATCCTGCCCTGTCCGCTGTGCCTGGAGCAGCGCTACGCCTATTATCTCGCGATCCCGGTCGGTGTGCTCACGGCGCTTGCGGCGCGGAGCGGGGCGCCGCGGCCGCTGTTGCTCGCGGGCCTTGCGATCCTCGCGCTGGCGGCACTCGCCAATGCCGGCCTCGGCACCTACCACTCCGGCGTCGAATGGGGTTTCTGGAAGGGCCCGACCGATTGCTCCGGTCCCGTCATCAATCTCGGCAATGCCGCCGACCTGCTGTCCAAGCTCGATACCGTCAAGGTGGTGCGCTGCGACGAGGTGCAGTGGCGCTTCCTCGGCCTCTCGCTCGCCGGCTACAACGTGCTGATCTCGCTGTTGATGGCCGCGATCGCGGCGTGGGGATTTTTGCGGACGGCGAAGCGCTAG